In the genome of Deltaproteobacteria bacterium, one region contains:
- a CDS encoding response regulator: MAKHILIVDDSKTVRNLVAFIMKKEGMKVTTAEDGLDGLEKLYSAKDRIDLVICDVNMPRMDGFTFIRTVREQDVYRDLPIVVLSTEGQEKDIQAGLNLGANLYLVKPAQPGKMVKNVKMLLGS; the protein is encoded by the coding sequence ATGGCCAAACACATTCTCATCGTGGACGACTCCAAGACGGTCAGAAACCTCGTAGCCTTCATCATGAAGAAGGAGGGCATGAAGGTCACCACGGCCGAAGATGGCCTGGACGGCCTGGAAAAGCTCTATTCGGCCAAGGACCGGATCGACCTCGTGATTTGCGACGTGAACATGCCCCGCATGGACGGGTTTACCTTCATCCGCACGGTTCGCGAGCAGGATGTCTACCGGGATCTGCCCATCGTGGTCTTGTCCACCGAAGGACAGGAGAAGGACATTCAGGCGGGACTCAACCTCGGGGCCAACCTGTATCTGGTGAAACCGGCCCAGCCGGGAAAGATGGTCAAGAATGTCAAGATGTTGCTTGGAAGCTGA
- a CDS encoding ParA family protein, which produces MKTRRAKVLAVANQKGGVGKTTTSLTLGSCFGFMGRKVLVIDLDPHACATIHMAQYPEGVERTAHDLFALTVDERTWRKAIVSEPELPFDFVPSHIRVSDLESDLKDRPGKGLVLKKALEAILEDYDVIILDCPPQVGVLQVNSLVAADLVIIPIQTDFLALHGLKLILDTIRMLNKILDRPIEYRALATMYDQRAGACRRVLELLRAKLGPRVFETIIHTDTKFREASAKGKVLLEYAPRSRGAQEYTQLAKEIDEMGFWA; this is translated from the coding sequence ATGAAGACAAGGCGGGCAAAGGTGCTGGCAGTGGCCAACCAGAAGGGGGGGGTCGGAAAGACCACGACATCCCTGACCCTTGGCTCGTGCTTCGGATTCATGGGACGCAAGGTCTTGGTGATCGATCTTGACCCCCACGCCTGCGCGACGATCCATATGGCCCAATATCCCGAGGGAGTCGAGCGCACTGCGCATGATCTCTTCGCGCTCACGGTCGATGAAAGGACATGGCGGAAGGCTATCGTCTCGGAACCCGAACTGCCGTTCGATTTCGTGCCGAGCCATATCAGGGTCTCAGACCTTGAATCCGACCTCAAAGATCGACCCGGCAAGGGGCTGGTCCTCAAGAAGGCCTTGGAGGCGATTCTTGAGGACTACGACGTGATCATCCTGGACTGCCCTCCGCAGGTCGGAGTCCTTCAAGTCAACTCCCTGGTGGCTGCGGATCTGGTCATTATTCCGATCCAGACCGATTTTTTGGCCCTGCACGGTCTGAAGCTGATCTTGGACACCATCCGAATGCTGAACAAGATTCTGGACCGTCCCATCGAATACCGGGCTTTGGCCACCATGTACGACCAGCGGGCCGGGGCCTGCCGCAGAGTGCTCGAGCTCTTGCGGGCCAAGCTCGGGCCACGGGTCTTCGAGACGATCATCCACACCGACACCAAGTTCCGGGAGGCCAGCGCCAAGGGCAAGGTCCTGCTCGAGTATGCCCCAAGGTCGAGGGGAGCTCAGGAATATACGCAATTGGCCAAAGAAATTGATGAGATGGGGTTTTGGGCATGA
- a CDS encoding protein-glutamate O-methyltransferase CheR, translating into MNMMFSKAIPQRRTVQIQGEEFVQLRDFIYEQSGIYIADNRRYLLENRLGNRLRHLNLKSFSEYFYYLRYDPARKQELNRLFEVITTNETSFFRNPPQLKVFEKTILPIHLDRLRASGKRQLRIWSAGCSTGEEPYTISILLHEVLGAELPLWDIKITANDLSEGVLASARRGLYMEYTLRTTPKEIVAKYFDDEGSGKYRIRPEIKKLVTFGQINLNDRFQLKRVEPSHIVFCRNVIIYFDESMKKRVIGAFYDNLLPGGHLFIGHSESLHNISRAFKPIHHPGTIVYLKEG; encoded by the coding sequence ATGAACATGATGTTTTCCAAGGCCATCCCCCAGAGGAGGACCGTGCAGATCCAGGGGGAGGAGTTCGTCCAGCTCCGGGATTTTATCTACGAGCAGAGCGGCATCTACATCGCCGACAATCGCCGATATTTGCTGGAGAACCGTCTCGGCAACCGACTTAGGCACCTGAACCTGAAATCTTTCAGCGAGTACTTCTATTATCTGCGCTACGATCCGGCCCGGAAGCAGGAGCTCAATCGCCTGTTTGAGGTCATCACCACCAACGAGACGAGTTTTTTCCGCAATCCCCCCCAGTTGAAGGTCTTCGAAAAGACCATTCTGCCCATTCACCTGGACAGGCTCCGGGCTTCGGGAAAGAGGCAGCTCCGGATCTGGTCGGCCGGGTGTTCGACCGGGGAGGAACCGTATACCATTTCCATCCTTCTCCACGAAGTCCTGGGCGCGGAACTTCCGCTCTGGGACATCAAGATTACGGCCAACGACCTGTCTGAAGGAGTTTTGGCCAGCGCTCGGCGGGGCTTGTACATGGAGTACACCCTGAGGACGACTCCCAAGGAGATCGTCGCCAAGTATTTCGACGACGAGGGGAGCGGCAAGTATCGGATTCGGCCCGAGATCAAGAAACTTGTGACCTTCGGGCAGATCAATCTGAATGACCGTTTTCAGCTCAAGAGGGTGGAACCGTCCCACATCGTCTTTTGCCGCAACGTGATCATCTATTTCGACGAGTCCATGAAGAAGCGGGTCATCGGAGCCTTCTACGACAACCTGCTCCCAGGCGGACATCTGTTCATCGGCCATTCCGAGTCCCTGCACAACATCTCCAGGGCCTTCAAGCCGATCCATCACCCGGGAACCATCGTGTATCTCAAGGAGGGTTAG
- a CDS encoding purine-binding chemotaxis protein CheW, whose translation MKTPEEYFQEQVFSADHDPSGLTETERSFLKKYLGVEPTSKDTLGEALPRESQVESVMAPNQKPLAVHSAPSEPSPSPSTEAPKSEPAPQSAPAPAPQSPAQEESMTARLKRDAELQLVSFFLNDQEYALPISSIQEVIKFVEPTKLPTAPPYMIGIINLRGRVTPLISLTSLLRLPETREGRFIVVCRHQGLQIGLIIHAVATMYRVGQESVEWNIETHLGVNADFLSGLIKSQERLIGIVAIDQLVKAVLR comes from the coding sequence ATGAAGACGCCGGAAGAGTATTTTCAGGAACAGGTGTTCAGCGCCGACCATGATCCCAGCGGCCTGACCGAGACCGAGCGATCGTTTCTCAAGAAATACCTCGGGGTGGAGCCGACATCCAAGGATACCTTGGGGGAGGCACTGCCCAGGGAGTCTCAGGTCGAGTCAGTCATGGCTCCGAATCAGAAGCCTTTGGCGGTCCATTCCGCGCCATCAGAACCTTCGCCCTCGCCTTCGACCGAGGCTCCCAAGTCAGAACCGGCCCCGCAGTCCGCCCCGGCTCCGGCTCCCCAGTCGCCCGCGCAGGAAGAATCCATGACGGCCAGACTGAAACGGGACGCGGAGCTGCAGCTGGTCAGCTTCTTCCTGAACGATCAGGAGTACGCCCTCCCCATTTCCTCCATTCAGGAGGTCATCAAGTTTGTGGAGCCGACCAAGCTGCCGACGGCGCCGCCCTACATGATCGGGATCATCAACCTTCGGGGGAGGGTCACCCCGCTCATTTCATTGACCAGTCTGCTTCGGCTACCCGAGACCCGTGAAGGTCGGTTCATCGTGGTCTGCAGACATCAGGGTTTGCAGATCGGGCTGATTATCCACGCCGTGGCCACCATGTACAGGGTGGGGCAAGAGAGCGTTGAGTGGAACATCGAAACGCATCTCGGGGTGAATGCTGATTTTTTGAGTGGCCTCATCAAATCCCAGGAGCGGCTGATCGGCATCGTGGCCATTGACCAACTGGTCAAGGCCGTGTTGCGATAG
- a CDS encoding PilZ domain-containing protein, whose product MSQGSERRQHDRLPKSYTVEVREFIFPISRQPKVTMTCVDISSGGLAVLSPKRFEPGEKLQVKISIPRLNKYHSGFFKVFESDVGQYLQAVAQVAWTVEKVPFTSYSMGLEFLDVYEDDWKALSSLIKKTIRDQR is encoded by the coding sequence GTGAGCCAAGGGAGCGAAAGACGGCAACACGACCGTCTGCCCAAAAGCTATACAGTCGAAGTGCGGGAATTCATATTCCCCATTTCCCGGCAGCCCAAGGTGACCATGACCTGCGTGGACATCAGTTCCGGAGGCCTGGCCGTGCTCAGCCCAAAGCGTTTTGAGCCCGGAGAAAAGCTTCAGGTCAAGATTTCCATTCCGAGATTGAACAAGTATCATTCGGGGTTTTTCAAGGTTTTCGAAAGCGACGTGGGACAGTATCTGCAAGCCGTAGCTCAGGTGGCCTGGACGGTTGAAAAAGTCCCTTTCACCAGTTATTCCATGGGACTTGAATTTCTCGATGTGTACGAAGACGACTGGAAGGCCTTGAGTTCCCTGATCAAAAAAACCATCAGAGACCAGCGCTGA